In the genome of Kitasatospora cathayae, one region contains:
- a CDS encoding PIG-L deacetylase family protein — translation MIALGAGRLDRIVALGAHCDDIAIGAGGTLLTMCLARPGLRVDALVLSGGGSEREQEERAALAAFCPGADLRLTVRKLPDGRLPAHWDEAKAAVEELRAQSDPDVVLAPRTEDAHQDHRGLAKLVTTAFRDHLVLGYEIVKWDGDLGRPTAYQPLTPETAEQKVRLLQEHYPSQRHRPWYDREAFLGLARIRGIECHARYAEAFAATKVTLNLGG, via the coding sequence GTGATCGCGCTCGGTGCTGGTCGCCTGGACCGGATCGTCGCGCTGGGCGCGCACTGCGACGACATCGCCATCGGCGCCGGCGGCACCCTGCTGACGATGTGCCTGGCGCGTCCCGGGCTGCGGGTGGACGCGCTGGTGCTCTCCGGCGGCGGCAGCGAACGGGAGCAGGAGGAGCGGGCCGCGCTCGCCGCCTTCTGCCCCGGCGCCGACCTGCGCCTGACCGTCCGCAAGCTGCCGGACGGCCGACTGCCGGCGCACTGGGACGAGGCCAAGGCCGCGGTGGAGGAGCTGCGCGCGCAGTCCGACCCGGACGTCGTGCTCGCCCCGCGCACCGAGGACGCGCACCAGGACCACCGCGGCCTGGCGAAGCTGGTGACCACCGCGTTCCGCGACCACCTCGTGCTCGGCTACGAGATCGTCAAGTGGGACGGCGACCTCGGCCGCCCGACGGCCTACCAGCCGCTGACCCCGGAGACCGCCGAACAGAAGGTGCGGCTGCTGCAGGAGCACTACCCCTCGCAACGGCACCGGCCCTGGTACGACCGGGAGGCCTTCCTCGGGCTGGCCCGGATCCGCGGCATCGAATGCCACGCGCGCTACGCCGAGGCCTTCGCCGCCACCAAAGTCACTCTCAACCTGGGGGGTTGA
- a CDS encoding glycosyltransferase family protein yields MKVVLFCGGYGLRMRSGASDDMPKPMAMVGPRPLIWHVMRYYAYFGHTEFILCLGYGARHIKDFFLNYEETTSNDFILRGGKTELLSTDISSWTITFAQTGIESPIGERLRRVRHHLDGDEMFLANYADVLTDAPLPEMIDRFAQRDAGASMMVVPPQSSFHCVELGEDSLVGGITAVSDMPLWENGGYFVLRQEVFDHIPENGDLVADGCAGLAKQGRLVAHQHRGFWKPTDTVKERAALDLAYARGDRPWAVWEQDGTRARTA; encoded by the coding sequence GTGAAGGTCGTCCTGTTCTGCGGCGGTTACGGGCTGCGGATGCGCAGCGGAGCCTCCGACGACATGCCCAAACCGATGGCGATGGTCGGCCCCCGGCCGCTGATCTGGCACGTCATGCGCTACTACGCGTACTTCGGGCACACCGAGTTCATCCTGTGCCTCGGCTACGGGGCCCGCCACATCAAGGACTTCTTCCTCAACTACGAGGAGACGACGTCCAACGACTTCATCCTGCGGGGCGGGAAGACCGAGCTGCTGTCCACCGACATCTCCTCCTGGACGATCACCTTCGCCCAGACCGGCATCGAGTCGCCGATCGGCGAGCGGCTGCGCCGGGTGCGCCACCACCTGGACGGCGACGAGATGTTCCTCGCCAACTACGCCGACGTGCTCACCGACGCCCCGCTGCCGGAGATGATCGACCGGTTCGCCCAGCGCGACGCCGGCGCGTCGATGATGGTGGTGCCGCCGCAGTCCTCGTTCCACTGCGTGGAGTTGGGCGAGGACAGCCTGGTGGGCGGCATCACCGCGGTGAGCGACATGCCGCTGTGGGAGAACGGCGGCTACTTCGTGCTCCGCCAGGAGGTCTTCGACCACATCCCGGAGAACGGGGACCTGGTCGCCGACGGCTGCGCGGGCCTGGCCAAGCAGGGCCGGCTGGTGGCCCACCAGCACCGCGGCTTCTGGAAGCCGACCGACACCGTGAAGGAGCGGGCCGCGCTCGACCTCGCCTACGCCCGGGGCGACCGCCCGTGGGCCGTGTGGGAGCAGGACGGCACCCGGGCGAGGACCGCGTGA
- a CDS encoding class I SAM-dependent methyltransferase, whose protein sequence is MTRCRLCGSTAMGSVVDLGATPPCESFLAADQLDRPEPAYPLHLKVCTDCWLAQLPPLITPEETFKEYAYFSSYSTSWVEHARTFVDGAVQRLGLGPDAFVVEVASNDGYLLRHVVDRGIRCLGIEPSVNVGAAAREAGVPTLTEFLSPDTGAAVRAEHGPADLVVANNVYAHIPDVVGFTRGLRALVADDGWVSIEVQHLLTLIEENQYDTIYHEHFQYYTVASATRALESGGLTLVDVELLPTHGGSIRLWARPAEAAGEPSRRVAEVLDREKAAGLQELSGYTEFSARVAKVRRDLLRFLIDAAERGETVVGYGAPGKGNTLLNHCGIRPDLLPYTVDRNPYKHGRFTPGTRIPILPPEQIRTDQPDYVLVLPWNLRAELVEQLSFVHEWGGRLVFPIPELSIVEVKR, encoded by the coding sequence ATGACACGATGCCGACTCTGCGGCTCGACGGCGATGGGGAGCGTCGTCGACCTGGGGGCGACCCCGCCGTGCGAGAGCTTCCTCGCCGCCGACCAACTGGACCGGCCCGAGCCGGCCTACCCGCTGCACCTGAAGGTCTGCACCGACTGCTGGCTCGCCCAGCTCCCTCCGCTGATCACGCCGGAGGAGACGTTCAAGGAGTACGCGTACTTCTCCTCCTACTCGACCTCCTGGGTGGAGCACGCCCGCACCTTCGTCGACGGTGCCGTCCAGCGCCTCGGCCTCGGCCCCGACGCCTTCGTGGTCGAGGTCGCCAGCAACGACGGGTACCTGCTCCGGCACGTGGTGGACCGGGGGATCCGCTGCCTCGGCATCGAACCGTCGGTGAACGTCGGCGCCGCGGCGAGGGAGGCGGGCGTGCCCACGCTCACCGAGTTCCTCTCCCCGGACACCGGCGCGGCCGTCCGCGCCGAACACGGCCCGGCGGACCTGGTCGTCGCCAACAACGTGTACGCCCACATCCCCGACGTGGTCGGCTTCACCCGGGGGCTGCGCGCCCTGGTCGCCGACGACGGCTGGGTCTCCATCGAGGTGCAGCACCTGCTCACCCTGATCGAGGAGAACCAGTACGACACCATCTACCACGAGCACTTCCAGTACTACACGGTCGCCTCCGCCACCCGGGCGCTGGAGAGCGGCGGACTCACGCTCGTGGACGTCGAGCTGCTGCCCACCCACGGCGGCTCCATCCGGCTGTGGGCCCGCCCGGCCGAGGCGGCCGGCGAGCCGAGCCGGCGGGTGGCCGAGGTGCTGGACCGGGAGAAGGCCGCCGGGCTCCAGGAACTGTCCGGGTACACCGAGTTCTCCGCCCGGGTCGCCAAGGTCCGCCGGGACCTCCTGCGCTTCCTCATCGACGCGGCCGAGCGCGGCGAGACGGTCGTCGGCTACGGCGCCCCCGGCAAGGGCAACACCCTGCTCAACCACTGCGGCATCCGGCCCGACCTGCTCCCGTACACCGTCGACCGCAACCCCTACAAGCACGGCCGGTTCACCCCGGGCACCCGCATCCCGATCCTGCCGCCCGAGCAGATCCGCACCGACCAGCCGGACTACGTCCTCGTCCTCCCGTGGAACCTGCGGGCCGAACTGGTCGAGCAGTTGTCCTTCGTGCACGAGTGGGGCGGCCGACTGGTCTTCCCGATCCCGGAACTCAGCATCGTGGAGGTGAAGCGGTGA
- a CDS encoding glycosyltransferase, which yields MHVLVVHNRYGSAQPSGENKVVDQEVALLREAGHRVELFERRSDDIAARSLLGKAAVPLLVPWNPAVRAELATRLRAERPDVVHVHNVFPLLSPAVLSACADAGVPAVATLHNYTQICPPGTLQRDGRPCTECVGGSPLPAVRHGCYRDSRLATVPLAVSLAVNRRRWWSGVERFFCISAAQRDVLARAGLPAGRLSVKHNFVPEPGARRTGPGEHLLYLGRLAEAKGVRLLMAAWDRLAASGGVGVPLVIAGTGPLEREVTAWAAGRDDVRYAGLYDPAQCRQAVARSVAVLAPSTWLEAFGLVVVEAMAAGVPVVAAGHGAFVELVEDGVTGLLHQPGEAASLASRIRRITAEPDRNQEMGRAARHRYEQGFSPAVGLERLLEGYRTAIAGRSGGANGAPPVGRANAGSPRSTRASRNGGTT from the coding sequence ATGCACGTCCTCGTGGTGCACAACCGCTACGGCTCGGCGCAGCCGAGCGGGGAGAACAAGGTCGTCGACCAGGAGGTGGCGCTGCTGCGCGAGGCCGGCCACCGGGTCGAGCTGTTCGAACGGCGCAGCGACGACATCGCCGCCCGCTCCCTGCTGGGCAAGGCCGCGGTGCCGCTGCTGGTGCCGTGGAACCCGGCGGTCCGCGCCGAACTCGCCACCCGGCTACGGGCCGAGCGGCCGGACGTGGTGCACGTCCACAACGTCTTCCCGCTGCTGTCGCCCGCGGTGCTGTCCGCCTGCGCCGACGCCGGCGTGCCCGCCGTCGCCACGCTGCACAACTACACCCAGATCTGCCCGCCGGGCACGCTGCAACGGGACGGCCGGCCGTGCACCGAGTGCGTCGGGGGGTCACCGCTGCCCGCCGTCCGGCACGGCTGCTACCGCGACTCCCGGCTGGCGACGGTGCCGCTCGCGGTCAGCCTGGCGGTCAACCGGCGGCGCTGGTGGTCCGGCGTGGAACGGTTCTTCTGCATCTCCGCGGCGCAGCGCGACGTCCTGGCACGGGCCGGACTGCCGGCCGGGCGGCTTTCGGTGAAGCACAACTTCGTGCCCGAGCCGGGCGCCCGCCGTACCGGCCCCGGCGAGCACCTGCTCTACCTCGGCCGACTCGCCGAGGCCAAGGGCGTGCGGCTGCTGATGGCCGCGTGGGACCGGCTCGCCGCGAGCGGCGGGGTGGGCGTGCCGCTGGTGATCGCCGGCACCGGGCCGCTGGAGCGGGAGGTGACCGCCTGGGCGGCGGGCCGGGACGACGTGCGGTACGCGGGCCTGTACGACCCGGCCCAGTGCCGGCAGGCCGTCGCCCGCTCGGTCGCCGTGCTGGCGCCCTCGACCTGGCTGGAGGCGTTCGGCCTGGTGGTCGTGGAGGCGATGGCGGCCGGAGTGCCGGTCGTCGCCGCCGGGCACGGCGCCTTCGTCGAACTCGTCGAGGACGGAGTGACCGGACTGCTGCACCAGCCGGGCGAGGCGGCCTCGCTCGCGTCCCGGATCCGCCGGATCACGGCCGAGCCGGACCGCAACCAGGAGATGGGCCGGGCCGCCCGGCACCGATACGAGCAGGGGTTCAGCCCGGCCGTCGGGCTGGAGCGCCTGCTGGAGGGGTACCGCACCGCGATCGCGGGTCGGTCCGGCGGCGCGAACGGCGCGCCGCCGGTAGGGAGAGCGAACGCTGGCTCGCCGCGGAGCACCCGCGCGAGCAGGAATGGGGGCACTACATGA
- a CDS encoding O-antigen ligase domain-containing protein produces MGRGLTLEGLDEDVAQRRRGAPRTVGVVWGLLILNTLGSAGAQTIIPLPRSLIQMVTMGSLVSAFALALVVNLRLRIRPSAYLVLLTLLLVLSVISSANLESGAGALFRCARLALFVGTLWLLSRWWDGGETFVRHHIRMYFAVLVSVAAGLAVSPGAAMPDLYGGRLVGALWPLTPPQIGQYAAVITGLAALLLLGRRTTGASAAAVIVPSLVLLALTHTRTATLGLIIGLALAIGSLVLTSAAARRFFGWAVLCATAAAVGLSSLLEAWFLRGQSQENFSNLTGRAKVWDALLAAPRTTTEQLFGRGLGDKSFGGLPIDNSWLAVYNEQGLTGVGLVAAFVLVLGGVALLRPPSLSRACAIFLISYCAIASYTEAGLGDASPYLLHLTVAASLLAAPAAAAPLPTPEAIQRTEGT; encoded by the coding sequence ATGGGCCGGGGCCTGACCCTCGAAGGGCTGGACGAGGACGTCGCACAGCGGCGGCGCGGCGCGCCGAGGACCGTCGGGGTGGTCTGGGGACTGCTGATCCTCAACACCCTCGGCTCCGCCGGGGCGCAGACCATCATCCCGCTGCCCCGCTCCCTCATCCAGATGGTCACCATGGGCTCGCTGGTCTCCGCCTTCGCGCTGGCGCTCGTGGTCAACCTCCGGCTGCGGATCCGGCCCAGCGCCTACCTGGTCCTGCTCACCCTGCTGCTGGTGCTGAGCGTGATCTCCAGCGCCAACCTGGAGTCCGGGGCCGGCGCGCTGTTCCGCTGCGCCCGGCTGGCCCTGTTCGTCGGCACGCTGTGGCTGCTCAGCCGCTGGTGGGACGGCGGCGAGACGTTCGTGCGGCATCACATCCGGATGTACTTCGCGGTGCTGGTGTCGGTGGCCGCCGGCCTGGCCGTCTCGCCGGGCGCGGCGATGCCCGACCTCTACGGCGGGCGGCTGGTCGGCGCGCTGTGGCCGCTCACTCCGCCGCAGATCGGACAGTACGCCGCGGTGATCACCGGGCTCGCCGCGCTGCTCCTGCTGGGCCGGCGGACCACCGGGGCCAGTGCGGCGGCGGTCATCGTGCCGTCGCTCGTCCTGCTCGCGCTGACCCACACCCGGACGGCCACCCTCGGCCTGATCATCGGATTGGCGCTGGCGATCGGCTCGCTCGTGCTGACCAGCGCCGCCGCCCGCAGGTTCTTCGGCTGGGCGGTGCTGTGCGCCACCGCGGCCGCGGTCGGGCTGAGTTCGCTGCTGGAGGCGTGGTTCCTGCGCGGCCAGAGCCAGGAGAACTTCTCCAACCTCACCGGCCGGGCCAAGGTCTGGGACGCCCTGCTGGCGGCGCCCCGGACGACCACCGAGCAGCTGTTCGGCAGGGGCCTGGGCGACAAGTCGTTCGGCGGGCTGCCGATCGACAACAGCTGGCTGGCCGTCTACAACGAACAGGGCCTGACCGGCGTCGGCCTGGTGGCGGCGTTCGTCCTCGTGCTGGGCGGCGTCGCGCTGCTGCGGCCACCGTCACTGTCGAGGGCCTGCGCGATCTTCCTGATCAGCTACTGCGCGATCGCCTCGTACACCGAGGCCGGGCTGGGCGACGCCTCGCCGTACCTGCTGCACCTGACCGTGGCCGCCTCGCTGCTGGCGGCGCCTGCCGCGGCCGCTCCCCTCCCGACGCCCGAAGCCATCCAGAGAACGGAGGGAACCTGA